A section of the Microbulbifer pacificus genome encodes:
- a CDS encoding DUF2489 domain-containing protein: protein MTEVPVWILVIAGLIIFTLSAIATYYCLELRKARKRQALQQAELEAAADAQRDRVNTSIQIIAKTLLDEGVGLTEASLRIRVLLDSLQVENSVKEEFVAFYKVADQTSHIPILQDWKKLSRKEKFAFEKEMVRVEAEYRDFALDAAKRILGRKF from the coding sequence ATGACCGAAGTGCCGGTTTGGATCCTGGTTATTGCCGGACTGATTATTTTTACCTTGTCTGCCATTGCGACTTACTACTGCCTGGAATTGCGCAAGGCACGCAAGCGTCAGGCACTACAGCAGGCAGAACTTGAAGCAGCGGCGGATGCGCAGCGGGATCGGGTGAATACCAGTATCCAGATTATTGCCAAGACACTGCTGGATGAGGGCGTCGGCCTGACCGAAGCTTCGCTGCGGATTCGCGTGCTGCTGGATTCGCTGCAGGTAGAGAATTCCGTGAAGGAGGAGTTTGTGGCCTTCTACAAGGTCGCCGACCAGACCAGCCATATTCCAATTCTGCAGGACTGGAAGAAGCTCTCCCGCAAGGAGAAGTTTGCGTTCGAGAAGGAGATGGTGCGGGTGGAAGCGGAGTACCGCGATTTTGCGCTGGATGCGGCCAAGCGGATTCTTGGCCGCAAATTCTAA
- a CDS encoding AEC family transporter: protein MEPFLETFSFALSVTAPIFLTLLIGYGLARVGLLSESFVDDASKLVFLVTLPALLFFNIFGSDARLGDEWPLLLAGLIGTVLTVPLAWLAARPFEFGDRSAFIQGAFRGNLGIIGLAWAANAYGPHGLAQAAMLMAVITIFYNIAAVALFAVYSQKAKFSWVKLGKDIARNPLILAIVAALIAKAIGLKLPAMLVQTGDYLASVTLPLALLCIGASLDLSMLKRSSFGAFAASGFKLLIVPLVLLAFGFLFQLDGQAMAILFLLAASPTASASFIMARALGGNSQLAANIIAISTLLSIVTASLGLALLKVTLS, encoded by the coding sequence TTGGAACCTTTTCTGGAAACCTTTTCCTTTGCGCTCTCGGTCACTGCGCCGATTTTCCTGACCCTGCTGATCGGGTACGGGCTCGCCCGCGTGGGCCTGCTGAGCGAAAGCTTTGTCGATGATGCTTCGAAACTGGTGTTTCTGGTTACGCTGCCTGCGCTGCTGTTTTTCAATATTTTCGGCTCGGACGCGCGCCTCGGTGATGAGTGGCCACTGTTGCTGGCGGGCCTGATCGGCACCGTACTCACGGTGCCGCTCGCGTGGCTCGCCGCGCGTCCGTTTGAATTCGGTGATCGCAGTGCGTTTATCCAGGGTGCCTTCCGCGGCAACCTGGGTATTATCGGCCTCGCCTGGGCGGCCAATGCCTACGGCCCGCACGGTCTCGCGCAGGCGGCGATGCTGATGGCGGTGATCACCATTTTCTACAACATCGCCGCGGTGGCGCTGTTCGCGGTGTACAGCCAGAAAGCGAAATTCAGCTGGGTCAAACTCGGCAAGGACATCGCGCGCAATCCGCTGATCCTCGCGATTGTGGCCGCGCTGATTGCCAAGGCCATCGGCCTCAAGCTGCCGGCGATGCTGGTGCAGACGGGAGATTATCTGGCGTCGGTGACGCTGCCGCTGGCGCTGCTGTGTATCGGGGCCAGTCTCGACCTGAGTATGCTGAAGCGCAGCTCCTTTGGGGCCTTTGCCGCGAGCGGCTTCAAGCTGTTGATCGTGCCGCTGGTGTTGCTCGCGTTTGGTTTCCTGTTCCAGCTGGACGGGCAGGCGATGGCGATTCTGTTTCTGCTGGCCGCGTCCCCAACGGCGTCGGCGTCGTTCATCATGGCCCGCGCGCTCGGTGGCAACAGCCAGCTGGCGGCCAACATCATTGCGATCAGCACCCTGTTATCCATTGTTACTGCCAGCCTGGGGCTGGCGCTGTTGAAGGTGACTCTCTCATGA
- the rmuC gene encoding DNA recombination protein RmuC — protein sequence MTWFPVQVSLEQAILAAVAVLIVMVLAAWAGRARLARQVQSLEAERQISAAQLTTALERETRMDVEIQQLRAELSSKSQQVARFQVLVEKGEAALAEQKQQLEQTRVSMTQQFENLANRIFEEKQQAFVRRSEDSLRKSLDPLERQLGDFRKRVEHVYDRENAERNSLLGQIKALREQTQRISDEALNLTSALKGDRKIQGNWGEVVLERLLEESGLQKGREYETQVTLKDSNEEGRRRQPDVIVRLPEGKDLIIDSKVSLVDYERYTSAETDEERTQALKQHVNSLRAHITGLNKKAYEQLEGVRTLDFVFIFVPIEAAYMLAMQADPELFRFAYEKQIVLVSPTSLMATLRTVENIWRYEKQNKNAEKIAAEAGKLHDQFALVLESLDILGSRIRQADEAYQETYKRLATGRGNAVKRIDSLRKLGAKTRKQIAADLREKAEDAHKLPALEHASTEDDQLDEELISELDTE from the coding sequence ATGACCTGGTTTCCCGTCCAAGTATCCCTGGAACAGGCCATTCTGGCCGCCGTGGCAGTGCTGATTGTCATGGTGCTGGCGGCGTGGGCGGGCAGGGCGCGTCTGGCTCGCCAGGTGCAGTCACTGGAGGCGGAGCGCCAGATCAGCGCCGCGCAACTGACGACCGCTCTTGAGCGCGAGACCCGGATGGATGTAGAGATCCAGCAACTGCGGGCGGAACTGTCCAGCAAGTCCCAGCAGGTGGCCCGATTCCAGGTGCTGGTGGAGAAAGGTGAGGCGGCGCTGGCGGAGCAGAAGCAGCAGCTGGAGCAGACCCGCGTTTCCATGACCCAGCAGTTCGAAAACCTTGCCAACCGTATTTTTGAAGAGAAGCAGCAGGCCTTTGTGCGTCGCAGTGAAGACAGCCTTCGCAAGAGCCTCGACCCGTTGGAGCGTCAGCTGGGTGACTTCCGCAAGCGGGTGGAGCACGTCTACGACCGCGAGAACGCGGAGCGCAACAGCCTGCTTGGCCAGATCAAGGCGCTCAGGGAGCAGACCCAGCGTATCAGCGACGAGGCCCTGAACCTCACCTCAGCGCTCAAGGGCGACCGCAAGATCCAGGGCAACTGGGGTGAGGTAGTGCTGGAGCGGTTGCTGGAGGAGTCCGGCCTGCAGAAGGGCCGCGAGTACGAAACCCAGGTTACCCTCAAAGACAGCAACGAGGAGGGGCGCCGCCGCCAGCCGGACGTGATCGTGCGCCTGCCGGAAGGCAAGGACCTCATTATCGATTCCAAGGTCTCGCTGGTGGACTACGAGCGCTATACCTCGGCGGAAACCGACGAGGAGCGCACCCAGGCGCTGAAGCAGCACGTGAACTCCCTGCGCGCACACATCACTGGCCTGAATAAAAAGGCCTACGAGCAGCTGGAAGGCGTGCGCACCCTGGATTTCGTATTCATTTTCGTACCCATCGAAGCGGCGTACATGCTGGCGATGCAGGCGGACCCGGAGCTGTTCCGCTTTGCCTATGAAAAGCAGATCGTACTGGTAAGTCCCACGAGTCTGATGGCAACCCTGCGCACGGTGGAAAATATCTGGCGCTACGAAAAACAGAACAAGAATGCGGAGAAAATTGCCGCTGAAGCGGGCAAACTGCACGACCAGTTTGCCCTGGTGCTGGAATCCCTGGATATTCTCGGCAGCCGCATTCGTCAGGCGGACGAGGCCTATCAGGAAACCTACAAGCGCCTGGCCACCGGTCGCGGCAATGCGGTGAAACGTATCGACAGCCTGCGCAAGCTGGGGGCGAAAACTCGCAAGCAGATCGCTGCCGACCTGCGGGAAAAAGCGGAGGACGCGCACAAGCTGCCGGCACTGGAGCACGCATCCACGGAAGACGATCAACTCGACGAAGAATTGATCAGCGAACTCGATACGGAATAA
- the murI gene encoding glutamate racemase gives MPTGSGHSTKAPSALIFDSGVGAISIAREVRRQIPGLTLHFGIDNGFYPYGTKSEDVLRPRIVDIASSMMAACGADILVVGCNTASTLALPQLREVLPQPVVGVVPAIKPAAAASATGTIALIATEGTVNRRYTRELIEQFAHGIQVINVPAPELVSLAEAKLRGETVTSADLVPVIERIFSVPNGNLVDTAVLACTHFPLLKEELAKAAPRPVNWLDSGDAIARRVRWLLDELKLELPKAPGTSLLLTSSDDNREQIERAFAEFSPSYLGASIPIKA, from the coding sequence ATGCCAACAGGAAGCGGCCATTCTACCAAGGCCCCCAGTGCATTGATATTCGATTCCGGCGTCGGAGCCATCAGTATTGCCCGCGAGGTGCGCCGGCAGATCCCGGGGCTCACCTTGCACTTCGGCATCGACAACGGCTTCTATCCTTACGGTACCAAGTCCGAAGACGTGCTGCGCCCGCGCATTGTGGATATAGCCTCCAGCATGATGGCCGCCTGCGGTGCCGATATTCTCGTGGTCGGTTGCAATACCGCCAGTACCCTGGCCCTGCCCCAGCTGCGGGAAGTGCTGCCCCAGCCGGTGGTCGGCGTGGTGCCTGCGATCAAACCCGCCGCGGCTGCCAGTGCCACCGGCACCATTGCCCTGATCGCTACCGAGGGCACGGTCAACCGCCGCTACACCCGTGAGCTGATCGAACAATTTGCCCACGGCATCCAGGTAATCAACGTGCCGGCTCCAGAACTGGTGAGCCTCGCGGAAGCAAAGTTGCGCGGGGAAACCGTCACCAGCGCAGACCTGGTGCCGGTAATCGAGCGGATTTTTTCTGTGCCCAACGGCAACTTGGTGGATACCGCGGTCCTCGCCTGCACCCATTTCCCACTGCTGAAAGAAGAGCTGGCGAAGGCCGCGCCGCGCCCGGTGAACTGGCTCGACTCCGGCGACGCCATCGCCCGACGCGTGCGCTGGTTGCTCGATGAGTTGAAACTGGAGCTGCCGAAAGCCCCGGGCACCAGCCTGCTGCTCACCAGCAGCGACGATAACCGCGAGCAGATCGAGCGCGCCTTCGCCGAGTTTTCCCCCAGCTACCTCGGCGCCAGCATCCCAATCAAAGCCTGA
- a CDS encoding PD-(D/E)XK nuclease family protein, which translates to MLQPAFPFKQILDQLPEGGLLLTPTNRLRNRCQQAYGTWQQASKNWAPPAVESLQGWLDKLWFQLQQQQWQPAMRRILNREQRQLLWQRCVEESLDKGLINTQQLAANCDTALSQLIQWRLLENLDEAESALAHHWEKTGLQPSDYPLFAILPKFHQQLRAHNAITQDQRDLLIARAFAEGVLPKMPQLSLAGFVQNSPLIEHIFACAAESIEYFAVPDKAHSALQIARCHNLEDELTQAARWAAEKLQQNPDTSIGIVVNNLGQCRPQVEQIFARVLEPQWLDPAQAAYTLPFNFSAGTPLAKTAVGSATLQLLEMLRDKFDYSQLRNVLFSPFWGDSSAQEQHLRSALFRRLQKLELQEIPGNIVRNWAEKLAQELAPESPLPAQLNQLGDWARRWQRAPAEKWAERFSELLNKLDWPGQRNPDSQEYQQLMLWEQALENFAGLSEFTGAQPLNKALQQLRQIASRTPFQAETRDGPLQILGVLEAGGIAFEHIRLVGFGQQQWPTPPSPNPMLPVLWQKEWKMPRASAERELELARQLTRDLLNASDDIVVSYTCEEDGVGQLLSALFVSDLDAQTKDGDALSNLYQTLTDAPELERISDAIVPPLSPEDCAKVRGGAGVLKAQALCPQNAQLRYRLGAETFAEPALGLSAAERGNLIHEMLAAFWQQCTSSDQLAAMATEHLDLQIRSAIDTAIAKLKRKHPELPEAFWQLEQIRLRDIFEQWLPLEQDRPAFTVSQVESELTVTLQGLTFTLRLDRMDTLAEGEELVIDYKTGQTSVADWLQQRVREPQLPLYALFLPQTKAIAFGAVKNGDCKYQGCGELSQPINGIKTVADSQKDKEPEIIQWDQLKQHWQQALEGLAEEYKTGHAALAFDRPADNENQKALWPLNRWPERQ; encoded by the coding sequence ATGCTGCAACCCGCATTTCCGTTCAAGCAGATCCTCGACCAGCTCCCCGAGGGCGGCCTGCTGTTGACCCCCACCAACCGCCTGCGCAACCGCTGCCAGCAGGCGTACGGCACCTGGCAACAGGCCAGTAAAAACTGGGCACCGCCCGCGGTGGAATCCCTGCAGGGATGGCTCGACAAACTCTGGTTCCAGTTGCAGCAACAACAGTGGCAACCGGCCATGCGACGGATTCTTAACCGGGAACAGCGCCAGCTGCTGTGGCAGCGCTGTGTGGAAGAGAGCCTGGACAAGGGACTGATCAACACCCAGCAGCTCGCCGCCAACTGCGATACCGCGCTGTCACAGCTGATCCAGTGGCGCTTGCTGGAAAACCTGGACGAGGCTGAAAGTGCCCTCGCCCACCACTGGGAAAAAACCGGCCTGCAGCCGTCGGACTATCCGCTGTTCGCAATCCTGCCGAAATTCCACCAGCAACTGCGCGCACACAACGCCATCACCCAGGACCAGCGCGACCTGCTGATCGCGCGCGCGTTTGCCGAGGGCGTGCTGCCGAAAATGCCGCAATTGTCCCTCGCCGGCTTCGTACAGAATTCACCGCTGATCGAACATATTTTCGCCTGCGCTGCAGAGTCGATTGAATACTTCGCAGTACCGGACAAAGCGCACAGCGCATTACAAATCGCCCGCTGCCACAACCTGGAAGACGAGCTCACCCAGGCCGCGCGCTGGGCCGCGGAAAAGCTGCAGCAGAATCCCGACACCAGTATCGGCATCGTGGTGAACAACCTCGGCCAGTGCCGCCCGCAGGTGGAGCAGATATTCGCCCGTGTGCTGGAACCGCAGTGGCTCGATCCCGCACAGGCCGCCTACACATTGCCGTTCAACTTCTCCGCCGGTACGCCGCTGGCGAAAACTGCTGTAGGTTCCGCCACCCTGCAATTGCTGGAGATGCTGCGGGACAAGTTCGATTACAGCCAGCTGCGCAACGTGCTGTTCTCGCCGTTCTGGGGCGACAGCAGTGCGCAGGAGCAACACCTGCGCAGCGCCCTGTTCCGCCGCCTGCAAAAACTCGAACTACAGGAAATTCCCGGCAATATCGTGCGCAACTGGGCCGAAAAGCTCGCGCAGGAACTCGCACCGGAGAGCCCGCTGCCCGCGCAACTGAATCAACTGGGAGACTGGGCACGCCGCTGGCAGCGCGCGCCCGCGGAAAAATGGGCGGAGCGTTTTTCCGAACTACTGAACAAACTCGACTGGCCCGGCCAGCGCAACCCGGACAGCCAGGAATACCAGCAGCTAATGCTGTGGGAACAGGCCCTGGAAAATTTTGCCGGTCTCAGCGAGTTCACCGGCGCGCAGCCGCTCAACAAGGCGCTGCAACAGCTGCGACAGATCGCCAGCCGCACCCCGTTCCAGGCGGAAACCCGCGATGGCCCGCTGCAGATCCTCGGTGTACTGGAAGCCGGCGGTATCGCCTTCGAGCATATCCGCCTGGTGGGCTTCGGCCAGCAACAGTGGCCCACGCCACCGTCGCCCAACCCCATGCTGCCGGTGCTGTGGCAGAAAGAATGGAAGATGCCGCGCGCCAGTGCCGAGCGCGAACTGGAACTGGCCCGCCAGCTCACCCGCGACCTGCTGAATGCCAGTGACGATATCGTGGTCAGCTATACCTGCGAGGAAGACGGTGTGGGCCAGCTGCTGAGTGCGCTGTTTGTCAGCGACTTAGACGCGCAAACAAAGGACGGCGACGCGCTCTCCAACCTATACCAGACCCTCACCGACGCCCCAGAACTGGAGCGTATCAGCGACGCAATCGTGCCACCACTCAGCCCCGAGGACTGCGCCAAGGTGCGCGGCGGTGCCGGTGTGCTCAAGGCCCAGGCCCTGTGCCCGCAGAACGCCCAGCTGCGCTATCGACTGGGTGCCGAGACCTTTGCCGAGCCCGCCCTCGGCCTCAGCGCCGCCGAGCGCGGCAACCTGATCCACGAAATGCTCGCCGCCTTCTGGCAGCAGTGCACAAGCTCAGACCAGCTCGCCGCAATGGCAACCGAGCATCTCGACCTGCAAATCCGCTCCGCAATCGACACCGCCATCGCCAAGCTCAAGCGCAAACACCCGGAACTGCCGGAAGCCTTCTGGCAGCTGGAACAGATCCGCCTGCGCGACATATTCGAACAGTGGCTGCCACTGGAACAGGATCGCCCCGCGTTTACCGTCTCCCAGGTGGAATCCGAGCTCACGGTCACTCTGCAGGGCCTCACCTTCACCCTGCGCCTCGACCGCATGGATACCCTGGCGGAGGGCGAGGAACTGGTGATTGACTACAAAACCGGGCAGACCTCGGTGGCCGACTGGCTGCAGCAGCGCGTGCGCGAACCACAATTGCCGCTCTACGCCCTGTTCCTGCCCCAGACCAAAGCCATCGCCTTCGGCGCGGTCAAAAATGGCGACTGCAAATACCAGGGCTGCGGTGAACTGAGCCAGCCGATCAACGGCATCAAAACAGTGGCTGACAGCCAGAAGGACAAAGAGCCTGAAATCATCCAGTGGGACCAGCTGAAGCAACACTGGCAACAGGCACTGGAAGGACTCGCGGAAGAATACAAAACCGGCCACGCCGCCTTAGCGTTCGATCGCCCGGCGGACAATGAAAACCAGAAAGCGCTCTGGCCCCTGAACCGCTGGCCGGAGAGGCAGTAA
- a CDS encoding UvrD-helicase domain-containing protein, with translation MTTHIPVDASEREQALDIQQSFAVSAPAGSGKTGLLTQRLLKLLAACQQPEEVLAITFTRKAAGEMRERLLHALLDARDNPEPENPHAKITWQLASNLLAHDEKHQWHLLQSPQRLRIQTIDGLCRNIASQLPIDSGLGAPGEPLEQPAIAYQMAIANLLKKLEKEQPDQDLSLLLLHLDNNLPEVTDLLQTLLEKREQWLEPLLSVHREEAEDYFTFVIRELIEQQLGEFKKALGTFAGELLDLADYAGTNLQQENPGHLISSLAGIEALPSCSDQGLPQWLALADLLVTGTGTWRKSVTKTTGFPAADKKSPDPERAKAQKERITALLEALADNDELLNIIAEVRTLPAGIDENQWRILRAMARVLPLLVAELKLVFQQLGSTDFTEVAQAALVALGDSDSPTDVALKLDVQIRHILVDEFQDTSQLQLELLQKLTAGWEPEDGRSLFIVGDGMQSCYGFRNANVGIFLDARDEGIGELPLTPLNLQVNFRSSNAVVDWVNRTFVKAFPPRDNISRGAVRYLDSVAFKPQQWEGAPVSFYGCVDDEERLNEAEQCVEIIQQLQAKAPEDNIAILVRNKKHLQQVLPALTRAGIAYQAQDLAPLASKMVVLDLLSLTRALQDPSDRISWLAALRAPWCGLTLPDLYAVANHNPGEHGPRDPRVPPILNTLEALDDIAGLSDDGRSRLQSTAALILQSWQQRGRKPLRVWVEGLWLALGGPATVADKRELSNAADFFQLLEKYDGGGSITDWPAFELALQQLFARPAQEARVQVMTIHKSKGLEFEHVLIPGLDKSGGAGGSDQLLRWCTWLNSDVETRFLLAPKSPRSGKDPLYAYVKHDNSERERLEGTRLLYVGCTRAIHSLHLLACVKSSDKKNEDHKAPASASLLASIWPALSTDADWCHWLSAEETLRKSEYTDQSYLLRTPEAWQAPALPREDYLARYRMGDFERKAEEEINLPELGLVTQRWFRHAGTVAHETLATLTENPERLTTTPEQLIEELRPLWQLRLAQSGLNGSSLEKAQEKVEQAVLRTLHCQTGRWLLDASHRDSAAELELHSGGRELRRNIVDRTFIDSDGSRWIIDYKTAEPASGETAEVFIDSQLEKYRKQLDGYRRLFYQRGERNVRCALYFPLLQQLAELPAE, from the coding sequence ATGACCACGCATATCCCCGTAGACGCCAGCGAACGCGAACAGGCGCTGGATATCCAACAGAGCTTCGCGGTTTCCGCCCCCGCCGGTTCCGGTAAAACCGGCCTGCTCACCCAGCGCCTGCTGAAGCTGCTGGCGGCGTGCCAGCAGCCGGAAGAAGTGCTCGCGATTACCTTCACCCGCAAGGCCGCCGGTGAAATGCGCGAGCGCCTGCTGCACGCGCTGCTCGATGCCCGCGACAATCCCGAGCCGGAAAACCCCCACGCAAAAATTACCTGGCAGCTGGCCAGCAACCTGCTCGCCCACGACGAAAAGCACCAGTGGCACCTGCTGCAGAGCCCGCAGCGTTTGCGCATCCAGACCATCGACGGCCTGTGCCGCAATATCGCCAGCCAGTTGCCCATCGACAGCGGCCTCGGCGCGCCCGGTGAACCGCTGGAGCAGCCCGCCATCGCCTACCAGATGGCGATCGCCAACCTGCTGAAGAAACTGGAAAAGGAACAACCGGACCAGGACCTGAGCCTCCTGCTACTGCACCTGGACAACAACCTGCCGGAAGTCACGGACCTGCTGCAGACCCTGCTGGAAAAACGCGAGCAGTGGCTGGAGCCGCTGCTGTCGGTACACCGCGAGGAAGCGGAAGACTATTTCACCTTCGTGATCCGCGAGCTGATCGAGCAACAGCTCGGCGAATTCAAAAAAGCGCTCGGCACCTTTGCCGGTGAACTGCTGGACCTGGCGGACTACGCTGGCACCAACCTGCAGCAAGAAAACCCCGGCCACCTCATCAGCAGCCTCGCCGGTATCGAAGCACTGCCATCCTGCAGCGACCAGGGCCTGCCCCAGTGGCTGGCGCTGGCGGACCTGCTGGTGACGGGCACCGGCACCTGGCGCAAGTCCGTTACCAAAACCACCGGCTTCCCCGCCGCGGATAAAAAATCCCCGGACCCGGAGCGCGCCAAGGCACAGAAGGAGCGCATCACCGCACTGCTGGAAGCGCTGGCAGACAACGACGAACTGCTGAACATCATTGCAGAAGTGCGCACCCTGCCCGCGGGCATTGACGAGAACCAGTGGCGGATTCTGCGGGCGATGGCGCGCGTGCTGCCGCTGCTGGTGGCGGAACTGAAACTGGTGTTCCAGCAGCTGGGCAGCACCGACTTTACCGAAGTGGCCCAGGCCGCACTGGTGGCACTGGGAGACAGCGACTCCCCCACGGATGTAGCACTGAAACTGGACGTGCAGATCCGCCACATTCTCGTCGACGAATTCCAGGATACCTCGCAGCTGCAGCTGGAACTGCTGCAGAAACTCACCGCCGGCTGGGAGCCTGAAGACGGCCGCAGCCTGTTTATCGTCGGCGACGGCATGCAGTCCTGTTACGGATTCCGCAACGCCAACGTGGGTATTTTCCTCGACGCCCGCGACGAGGGCATTGGCGAACTGCCGCTCACGCCACTCAACCTGCAGGTGAACTTCCGCTCCAGCAATGCGGTGGTGGATTGGGTCAACCGCACCTTCGTCAAAGCCTTCCCGCCCCGCGACAACATCAGCCGCGGCGCCGTGCGCTATCTGGATTCCGTCGCGTTCAAACCGCAACAATGGGAAGGCGCACCGGTGTCGTTTTACGGCTGCGTGGACGACGAGGAGCGCTTGAATGAAGCCGAGCAGTGCGTGGAGATTATCCAGCAACTGCAGGCGAAGGCGCCGGAAGACAACATCGCGATCCTGGTGCGCAACAAGAAGCACCTGCAGCAGGTACTGCCCGCCCTCACCCGCGCCGGCATCGCCTACCAGGCCCAGGACCTGGCGCCGCTCGCCAGCAAAATGGTGGTGCTGGATCTGCTCAGCCTCACCCGCGCACTGCAGGACCCGAGCGACCGTATCAGCTGGCTCGCGGCACTGCGCGCGCCCTGGTGCGGGCTGACGCTGCCGGACCTCTATGCGGTGGCCAACCACAATCCCGGCGAACACGGCCCGCGCGATCCACGTGTGCCGCCGATCCTGAATACCCTCGAAGCGCTGGATGACATCGCCGGCCTCAGCGACGACGGTCGTAGCCGACTGCAAAGTACCGCCGCGCTGATCCTGCAGAGCTGGCAACAGCGCGGCCGCAAACCGCTGCGGGTATGGGTCGAAGGCCTGTGGCTTGCGCTCGGCGGCCCCGCCACCGTGGCGGACAAACGGGAACTCAGCAACGCCGCGGACTTTTTCCAGCTGCTGGAAAAATACGACGGCGGCGGCAGCATCACCGACTGGCCGGCGTTCGAGCTGGCGCTGCAGCAGCTGTTCGCCCGCCCAGCCCAGGAAGCGCGCGTACAGGTGATGACCATCCACAAATCCAAGGGCCTGGAATTCGAGCATGTGCTGATCCCCGGGCTGGATAAATCCGGCGGCGCCGGCGGCAGCGACCAGCTGCTGCGCTGGTGCACCTGGCTCAACAGCGATGTGGAAACCCGCTTCCTGCTCGCGCCGAAAAGCCCGCGCAGCGGCAAGGACCCGCTCTACGCCTACGTGAAACACGACAACAGCGAACGCGAGCGCCTCGAAGGCACGCGCCTGCTGTATGTGGGCTGCACCCGCGCCATCCACAGCCTGCACCTGCTGGCCTGCGTGAAGTCATCGGACAAAAAGAACGAGGACCACAAGGCCCCGGCCAGCGCCTCGCTGCTCGCGAGCATCTGGCCGGCGCTCTCAACCGATGCGGATTGGTGCCACTGGCTCAGCGCCGAAGAAACCCTGCGCAAGTCCGAATACACCGACCAGAGCTATCTGTTGCGCACCCCGGAAGCCTGGCAGGCTCCAGCGCTGCCGCGCGAGGACTATCTCGCCCGCTATCGCATGGGAGATTTCGAGCGCAAGGCGGAAGAGGAAATCAACCTGCCGGAATTGGGCCTGGTTACCCAGCGCTGGTTCCGCCACGCCGGTACCGTCGCCCACGAAACGCTAGCCACCCTCACCGAAAACCCCGAGCGCCTGACCACCACGCCCGAGCAGCTGATCGAAGAACTGCGCCCGCTGTGGCAACTGCGCCTCGCCCAGTCCGGCCTCAACGGCAGCAGCCTAGAAAAGGCACAGGAAAAGGTGGAACAGGCAGTGCTGCGCACCCTGCACTGCCAAACCGGCCGCTGGCTGCTGGACGCCAGCCATCGAGATTCCGCCGCGGAACTGGAACTGCACAGCGGCGGGCGCGAACTGCGGCGCAACATCGTCGACCGCACGTTTATCGATAGCGACGGCAGCCGCTGGATCATCGACTACAAAACCGCGGAACCTGCTAGTGGTGAAACCGCGGAAGTGTTTATCGACAGCCAGCTGGAGAAATACCGCAAGCAGCTCGACGGCTACCGCCGCCTGTTCTACCAGCGCGGCGAACGCAACGTGCGCTGCGCGCTGTATTTCCCCCTGCTCCAGCAGCTCGCCGAACTGCCGGCGGAGTAA
- a CDS encoding 3-deoxy-7-phosphoheptulonate synthase, with product MTTQQFDDLNVLSQEVLITPQALKAELPVSDAAETTVAAGRAAVRNILDRKDHRLMVVIGPCSVHDVDAAMDYAHRLKAVADQVSDTLLIVMRVYFEKPRTTVGWKGLINDPHLDDSFKIEEGLHIGRKLLLDISELGLPTSTEALDPISPQYLQDLISWSAIGARTTESQTHREMASGLSSAVGFKNGTDGSLEVAINALQSTANPHRFLGINKEGQVAIIHTAGNKYGHVVLRGGNDKPNYDSVSVAVCEKELEKAGLVPNIMVDCSHANSNKNHELQPLVVDNVTHQILDGNKSIIGIMVESNIKAGNQKINADRSKMEYGVSVTDKCIDWETTESLLLNMAEQLRRTLKTRNG from the coding sequence ATGACCACGCAGCAGTTCGACGACTTAAATGTCCTCTCCCAAGAAGTCCTCATCACCCCGCAGGCACTGAAAGCGGAACTGCCCGTCAGCGATGCCGCCGAAACCACGGTAGCCGCCGGCCGCGCCGCAGTACGCAATATTCTCGACCGCAAAGACCACCGCTTGATGGTCGTTATCGGTCCCTGCTCCGTTCACGATGTCGACGCCGCCATGGATTATGCTCACCGCCTGAAGGCGGTAGCAGACCAGGTTTCCGACACCCTGCTGATCGTCATGCGCGTGTATTTTGAAAAGCCCCGCACTACCGTGGGCTGGAAAGGCCTGATCAACGACCCGCACCTGGACGACTCGTTCAAGATCGAGGAAGGTCTGCACATCGGCCGCAAACTGCTGCTGGATATCTCCGAACTGGGCCTGCCAACCTCCACCGAGGCGCTGGACCCCATTTCTCCGCAGTACCTGCAGGACCTGATCTCCTGGTCCGCCATCGGTGCGCGCACCACCGAATCCCAGACCCACCGCGAAATGGCCAGCGGCCTCTCCTCCGCCGTGGGCTTTAAGAACGGCACCGACGGCAGCCTGGAAGTGGCCATCAACGCCCTCCAGTCTACCGCCAACCCGCACCGCTTCCTCGGTATCAACAAGGAAGGCCAGGTGGCCATCATCCACACTGCCGGCAACAAGTACGGCCACGTGGTACTGCGCGGCGGCAACGACAAGCCGAACTACGACTCCGTCAGCGTTGCGGTGTGTGAAAAAGAACTGGAGAAAGCCGGCCTCGTCCCCAACATCATGGTTGACTGCAGCCACGCCAACTCCAACAAAAACCACGAGCTGCAGCCGCTGGTCGTCGACAACGTCACCCACCAGATCCTGGATGGCAACAAGTCCATCATCGGCATTATGGTCGAGAGCAACATCAAGGCCGGCAACCAGAAGATCAATGCCGACCGCAGCAAGATGGAATACGGCGTGTCCGTAACCGATAAATGCATCGATTGGGAAACTACCGAATCCCTGCTGCTGAACATGGCCGAGCAACTGCGCAGAACTTTGAAAACGCGCAACGGCTGA